The following are from one region of the Salvia splendens isolate huo1 chromosome 2, SspV2, whole genome shotgun sequence genome:
- the LOC121792787 gene encoding RNA-binding KH domain-containing protein RCF3-like — translation MSAQVTPAKRPLDQSLTDVRSERKSQKSEALGSDIAPFNASSRQVIRVLCPASRIRFINGKDGSIVSQIGQATGAKVCVEEKVLECNERVITIVAPDKAKEMVSGQVKDEDRETKIPDSSENPEEDGEGNKEHGVRVDHSKSDKDKENSAVQKALLAVFNRMVGMFAGSKKGEEEGKKKFSHVRLLVFHGQVGRLLGRSGCVMKQMTSESGAVIQILPKNKLPSCASSTDDLVQISGTHDAIRKALLSVSQELLERIPKYRDPFLWCSSSSQSHSFGAPRQDRCPPPHNPFHGHGAPYPSGFLEGGAGMNFPPVVMTYRVLCNEEKVGGVIGKGGTIIKALQHESGCDIKVVASTGETEDRIITISGPAHPDDAVSPAQDGVLRVQARIFRSAPVSKDKSLVAKLLVSSHQIGCLLGKSGSVISEMRKSSGAYICILSKNQVPKNASENEEVVQVSGDLEAVQEALVQITSRLKKHFFQAPYMGRREFSPSPTFSNRGPPFNNFDASVGLPPVGGFHPREHDDQQPVSTSTTVEVVVPSFAVPAIYGDEGGCLRQIREISDAEVTITNPKDGASETVIILSGTPEQTIAAQSLLQAFVICEMEALNR, via the exons ATGTCAGCTCAAGTTACACCTGCTAAGAGGCCACTCGACCAAAGTCTTACAGATGTAAGAAGTGAAAGGAAGAGCCAGAAATCAGAAGCTTTAGGTTCTGATATTGCACCATTTAATGCATCATCTAGACAGGTTATAAGAGTACTTTGCCCAGCTTCCAGAATTCGCTTCATTAATGGAAAAGATGGCAGCATCGTATCTCAAATAGGCCAAGCGACTGGAGCAAAAGTGTGCGTTGAGGAAAAAGTCCTTGAGTGTAATGAAAGAGTCATAACTATAGTAGCTCCAGATAAAGCTAAGGAAATGGTGAGCGGGCAGGTTAAGGATGAAGACAGGGAGACTAAAATCCCTGACTCCAGTGAGAACCCCGAGGAAGATGGGGAAGGCAACAAAGAGCATGGTGTTCGAGTCGATCACTCTAAATCAGATAAGGACAAAGAAAATTCAGCTGTTCAGAAAGCTTTGTTAGCTGTGTTTAATAGAATGGTCGGCATGTTTGCTGGGTCAAAGAAAGGTGAAGAAGAAGGTAAAAAAAAGTTTTCACATGTTAGGCTACTTGTCTTCCATGGTCAAGTAGGCCGTTTGTTAGGAAGATCTGGCTGTGTGATGAAACAAATGACATCTGAAAGTGGAGCGGTAATACAAATTCTTCCAAAGAATAAGCTGCCTTCTTGTGCATCTTCAACTGATGACCTGGTTCAG ATCTCTGGTACTCATGATGCCATCAGGAAAGCTCTTCTATCTGTTTCCCAGGAACTTCTTGAGCGTATTCCTAAGTATCGGGATCCTTTCCTTTGGTGCTCCTCCTCATCTCAGTCTCATTCCTTTGGTGCTCCTCGGCAGGATAGGTGTCCACCTCCGCATAATCCTTTCCATGGACATGGAGCACCCTATCCATCTGGATTTCTCGAAGGTGGTGCTGGTATGAATTTTCCTCCTGTGGTTATGACTTACCGGGTGCTGTGCAATGAGGAAAAGGTGGGTGGTGTAATTGGAAAGGGAGGTACTATTATCAAAGCTCTTCAACATGAATCTGGCTGTGATATCAAGGTCGTAGCTAGTACAGGAGAAACAGAAGATCGCATCATTACCATATCTGGTCCTGCT CACCCGGATGATGCAGTATCTCCCGCACAAGATGGCGTGCTTCGCGTGCAAGCAAGAATATTTAGGTCTGCACCAGTAAGCAAGGATAAAAGCTTGGTTGCAAAACTCCTTGTCTCCTCTCATCAAATTGGATGTCTTCTTGGTAAAAGTGGTTCAGTGATTTCTGAAATGAGAAAGTCAAGTGGAGCTTACATCTGTATTCTCAGTAAAAACCAGGTTCCGAAGAATGCCTCGGAAAATGAGGAAGTTGTTCAG GTTAGTGGAGACCTTGAAGCAGTTCAAGAGGCTCTTGTGCAGATAACATCAAGGTTGAAGAAGCATTTCTTCCAGGCCCCATACATGGGGAGAAGAGAGTTTTCACCTTCTCCAACTTTCTCTAATCGAGGTCCACCATTCAACAATTTTGATGCTTCTGTGGGCCTTCCTCCAGTTGGCGGCTTCCATCCACGTGAACATGATGATCAGCAACCTGTTTCCACAAGCACTACTGTGGAGGTTGTTGTTCCAAGCTTCGCTGTTCCTGCTATTTACGGAGATGAAGGTGGATGCCTGAGACAAATTCGCGAG ATTTCTGATGCAGAAGTTACCATCACCAATCCTAAAGACGGAGCATCAGAAACCGTGATCATACTCTCCGGGACTCCCGAGCAGACTATTGCTGCACAAAGTCTACTTCAGGCATTTGTAATATGCGAAATGGAAGCCCTGAATCGTTGA